From Pseudarthrobacter equi, a single genomic window includes:
- a CDS encoding PASTA domain-containing protein, protein MNERQRLTVPDLVGQPVHIAQEIAANIGFGLAAGDPDGPGLRSRTWPGLFWVTSQDPSPGSILGQGSQIRITFVQDGQARSDVPEQTGGPNPSLRSHAEPETNE, encoded by the coding sequence ATGAATGAGCGTCAGAGGCTGACTGTTCCCGATCTCGTTGGCCAGCCTGTGCACATTGCCCAAGAGATAGCTGCGAACATTGGGTTTGGTCTCGCCGCCGGGGACCCTGACGGGCCTGGACTTCGTTCGCGGACCTGGCCAGGGTTGTTCTGGGTGACCTCCCAAGATCCGTCCCCTGGGTCGATTCTTGGGCAGGGGAGCCAGATTCGAATTACTTTCGTTCAGGACGGCCAAGCCCGAAGTGACGTGCCGGAGCAGACAGGCGGGCCTAACCCCTCACTTAGGAGTCATGCGGAGCCTGAGACGAACGAGTGA
- a CDS encoding MarR family winged helix-turn-helix transcriptional regulator, producing MGIKDDAVEVRAQGWRTLAALHGLIEGELERSLQAESKLSVVEYTVLDALNRQDGWHMRMQQLARATALSPSATTRLVNRLEDRGLLTRILCDDDRRGIYTELTPSGSTLLAEARPVHDATLERALEQAQALPELAPLVGALPTLHVPA from the coding sequence ATGGGTATCAAGGACGACGCCGTCGAAGTCCGGGCGCAGGGTTGGCGCACCCTGGCCGCCCTGCACGGCCTGATCGAGGGCGAACTGGAACGGTCCCTTCAGGCCGAGTCGAAGCTGTCCGTGGTGGAGTACACCGTCCTGGACGCATTGAACCGGCAGGACGGCTGGCACATGCGCATGCAGCAGCTTGCGCGGGCCACGGCCCTTAGCCCCAGTGCCACCACACGCCTGGTGAACCGGCTCGAGGACCGGGGGCTGCTCACCAGGATCCTGTGCGATGACGACCGGAGGGGCATCTACACCGAGCTCACCCCCAGCGGCAGCACGCTGCTGGCCGAAGCCCGCCCGGTCCACGACGCAACGCTGGAGCGGGCGCTCGAACAGGCGCAGGCGCTGCCGGAACTTGCACCCCTGGTGGGTGCACTGCCCACGCTTCACGTTCCGGCGTAG
- a CDS encoding MFS transporter, translating to MPVGLIALALGGFGIGLTEFVIAGLLPDVAADFGVSEASAGWFISGYALAVVVGALGLTAAVTRLERKPVLAGLLVLFIAGNLLSATAADYWPMMLGRVIAALSHGAFFGIGAVVAAGMVPPSKKAGAIALMFTGLTAANVLGVPFGTLLGQAAGWRATFWAITVIGVVALAGILALVPRQAGAAEAGGSLRSELGAFRSGQVWLSIVVTVLGFGGMFGAFTYIAYTLTEVSGFAASTVPWLLIVFGVGLFAGNTLGGKAADRNVDRTLLVVLAVLAVVLVAFALVAANPVLTVVSLVLMGGFGFATVPGLQMRVMKYAPGAPTLASGANIGAFNVGNALGAWLGGVTITAGFGYTSPIWAGAVITLAGVAVMAFAASAAKRSETRIGTPAETPDGATAEAAGAVRV from the coding sequence ATGCCTGTAGGCCTGATCGCCCTCGCCCTCGGAGGGTTTGGCATTGGACTCACTGAATTCGTCATCGCGGGCCTCCTGCCTGACGTTGCCGCCGACTTCGGGGTCAGCGAAGCGTCTGCCGGGTGGTTCATCTCGGGCTATGCGCTCGCCGTGGTGGTAGGCGCCCTGGGGTTGACGGCGGCCGTGACCCGGCTGGAGCGCAAGCCGGTCCTGGCCGGCCTGCTGGTGCTGTTCATCGCCGGGAACCTGCTGTCCGCAACGGCTGCGGACTACTGGCCCATGATGTTGGGCCGGGTCATCGCCGCGCTCTCGCACGGCGCCTTCTTCGGCATCGGGGCCGTGGTGGCTGCCGGCATGGTTCCGCCGAGCAAGAAGGCCGGTGCCATCGCCCTGATGTTCACCGGGCTTACTGCCGCCAATGTGCTGGGCGTCCCCTTCGGCACCCTGCTGGGCCAAGCCGCTGGTTGGCGGGCCACCTTCTGGGCCATCACCGTGATCGGTGTGGTGGCGCTCGCGGGCATCCTGGCGCTGGTGCCCAGGCAGGCCGGCGCAGCCGAAGCCGGCGGAAGCCTGCGTTCAGAGCTTGGCGCGTTCCGCTCCGGCCAGGTGTGGCTGTCCATCGTGGTGACGGTCCTGGGCTTCGGCGGCATGTTCGGCGCGTTCACCTACATTGCTTACACCCTCACAGAAGTGTCGGGATTCGCTGCCTCAACCGTCCCGTGGCTCCTGATCGTCTTCGGCGTCGGGCTATTCGCCGGCAACACCCTTGGCGGCAAGGCTGCGGACCGGAACGTGGACCGCACCCTGCTGGTGGTGCTCGCCGTCCTGGCTGTGGTGCTGGTGGCGTTCGCCCTGGTGGCAGCCAACCCCGTGCTGACCGTGGTCTCCCTGGTGCTGATGGGCGGTTTCGGCTTCGCCACCGTGCCGGGGCTGCAGATGCGTGTCATGAAGTACGCCCCGGGTGCGCCCACCTTGGCCTCCGGCGCCAACATCGGCGCCTTCAATGTGGGGAACGCCCTGGGCGCCTGGCTGGGCGGCGTCACCATCACGGCCGGCTTCGGCTACACGTCGCCCATCTGGGCCGGAGCTGTCATTACCCTGGCGGGCGTGGCCGTCATGGCCTTCGCCGCGTCGGCTGCCAAGCGGAGCGAAACCCGCATAGGCACGCCGGCCGAAACCCCGGACGGTGCGACGGCGGAGGCCGCAGGCGCGGTCCGCGTCTGA
- a CDS encoding suppressor of fused domain protein — protein sequence MADFPPCDDVCGTLEQHVRNFFDGREIQAFTWPSGPILEHNPHFRVLRVAPSSPKKLWTYISVGGWAATDAKNVGTEFILCTATEDIRAVELLAMTVFYHEGGKLGLGHTLPLGEPWMAGSQCDYFLVSLPYPFGPDLEIAHVGDRHVEFLWLLPITKAERDHKIADGLEALESRFEEAGLRYWEINRASIV from the coding sequence GTGGCCGATTTCCCCCCTTGTGACGACGTCTGCGGGACGCTCGAACAGCATGTGCGCAACTTTTTTGATGGGCGCGAAATTCAAGCCTTTACTTGGCCTTCAGGCCCCATACTGGAGCACAACCCCCACTTCCGAGTGTTGAGAGTAGCCCCCTCAAGTCCCAAAAAACTCTGGACCTACATATCTGTGGGTGGTTGGGCTGCCACCGACGCAAAGAACGTTGGGACTGAATTCATACTCTGCACGGCTACCGAAGACATTCGAGCCGTCGAACTCCTCGCGATGACTGTCTTCTACCACGAAGGAGGAAAGCTGGGCCTCGGGCATACCCTTCCTTTAGGGGAGCCGTGGATGGCCGGCTCCCAGTGCGATTACTTCTTGGTGTCCTTGCCATACCCGTTTGGCCCTGACTTGGAGATCGCACACGTCGGCGACCGTCACGTGGAGTTCCTTTGGCTGCTACCGATTACAAAAGCCGAACGGGACCACAAAATCGCCGACGGTCTTGAGGCGCTGGAGTCACGCTTTGAGGAAGCCGGTCTTCGCTACTGGGAAATCAACCGGGCTTCCATCGTGTAA
- a CDS encoding sugar porter family MFS transporter has protein sequence MSSPAPAPAAKEARPGNHKKALRTVTIISTFGGLLFGYDTGVINGALPYMQEDLGLTPLTEGLVTSSLLFGAAFGALFGGRLADRSGRRRMIMVLAVIFLIGTLACTFSPTTEVMIAARFILGLAVGGASVTVPVYLAEVSPSDRRGRIVTQNELMIVTGQLLAFIFNAYLGNTFGEAGGIWRWMLVIATLPAIALWIGMNFMPESPRWLASMGSFGETLSVLQRIRSQEEARKEFEEVKAMAVEDYKSKMGTWKDLGIPWLRRIFFVGLGLAVIQQITGVNSIMYYGTQILSESGFGREAALTANIANGVISVLATFVGIWLLGKVGRRRMLITGQVGTTTALLLIGLFSLILPEGSVRGFVILALTVTFLAFQQGAISPVTWLMLSEIFPLKIRGLGMGASAFLLWIVNFLVGFGFPQLLAAIGLSNTFFVFAVLGVGAIAFAAKYVPETKDKSLEDLEHYFKNVAGQRPGTAVGKAN, from the coding sequence ATGAGTTCGCCTGCTCCTGCCCCTGCCGCAAAAGAAGCGCGGCCCGGAAACCACAAGAAGGCGCTCCGGACCGTCACCATCATCTCCACGTTTGGTGGCCTGCTCTTCGGCTACGACACGGGCGTCATCAACGGCGCGCTGCCGTACATGCAGGAGGACCTGGGGCTGACGCCGCTCACCGAGGGGCTGGTGACGTCGTCGCTGCTGTTCGGTGCGGCGTTCGGTGCCTTGTTCGGCGGCCGGCTGGCTGACCGCAGCGGCCGCCGCAGGATGATCATGGTCCTGGCCGTCATCTTCCTGATCGGGACGCTCGCCTGCACCTTTTCGCCGACCACTGAAGTGATGATCGCTGCGAGGTTCATCCTGGGCCTGGCCGTGGGTGGTGCCTCGGTTACGGTCCCGGTTTACCTTGCGGAAGTATCACCGAGCGACCGCCGCGGGCGGATCGTCACGCAGAACGAGCTGATGATCGTCACCGGCCAGCTGCTGGCGTTCATCTTCAACGCCTACCTCGGCAACACCTTCGGCGAGGCCGGCGGCATCTGGCGCTGGATGCTGGTGATTGCCACCCTTCCTGCCATCGCGCTGTGGATCGGGATGAACTTCATGCCCGAGAGCCCCCGCTGGCTCGCTTCCATGGGCAGCTTCGGCGAAACGCTCAGCGTGCTGCAGCGGATCCGGTCCCAGGAGGAGGCCAGAAAGGAGTTCGAGGAAGTCAAGGCCATGGCCGTGGAGGACTACAAGTCCAAGATGGGCACCTGGAAGGACCTGGGCATACCGTGGCTCCGCCGGATCTTCTTTGTGGGCCTCGGGTTGGCGGTGATCCAGCAGATCACCGGCGTGAACTCCATCATGTACTACGGCACCCAGATCCTGTCGGAATCCGGATTCGGCCGCGAAGCGGCCCTGACCGCCAACATCGCCAACGGCGTCATTTCGGTGCTGGCCACGTTTGTCGGCATTTGGTTGCTGGGCAAAGTGGGGCGCCGCAGGATGCTCATCACCGGACAGGTCGGTACGACGACGGCGCTGCTGCTGATCGGGCTCTTCTCACTGATCCTGCCGGAAGGCTCCGTCCGGGGTTTCGTGATCCTGGCGCTCACCGTGACGTTCCTGGCCTTCCAGCAGGGCGCCATCTCACCGGTCACCTGGCTGATGCTGTCCGAGATTTTCCCGCTGAAGATCCGCGGCCTGGGCATGGGCGCGTCCGCGTTCCTGCTGTGGATCGTCAACTTCCTGGTGGGCTTTGGGTTCCCGCAGCTCCTGGCGGCCATCGGGCTGTCCAACACGTTCTTTGTTTTCGCCGTACTGGGTGTGGGCGCCATCGCGTTCGCCGCGAAGTACGTTCCGGAGACCAAGGACAAGAGCCTCGAGGACCTGGAGCACTACTTCAAGAATGTTGCCGGACAGAGGCCCGGGACCGCCGTCGGGAAGGCGAACTAG
- the istB gene encoding IS21-like element helper ATPase IstB: MSAAVKDIEYYARALRAPRVADSYRSLGDRAREAGWSHEEYLAAVLSREVAEREASGAALRIRAARFPGHKLLEEFNFDHQPAADRNLVAHLGTGAFLEEAKNVVLLGPPGTGKTHLAVGIGIRAARAGHRVLFDTATGWVSRLAEAHDRGRLPQELAKLRRYKLLIVDEVGYIPFDQDSANLFFQLVSSRYEHASLVLTSNLAFSRWGEVFSDATVASAMIDRIVHHAEVLNLTGSSYRLRNKTRTQLQAQ; this comes from the coding sequence GTGAGCGCTGCGGTGAAGGACATCGAGTACTACGCCCGCGCACTGCGCGCCCCGCGGGTCGCCGACAGCTACCGGTCCCTTGGCGACCGGGCTCGGGAGGCGGGCTGGTCACACGAGGAATACCTAGCTGCTGTCCTCTCCCGCGAAGTCGCCGAACGCGAAGCTTCCGGGGCCGCCCTTCGGATCAGAGCCGCGAGGTTCCCCGGACACAAGCTGCTGGAAGAGTTCAACTTCGACCACCAGCCCGCCGCGGACCGGAACCTCGTTGCCCATCTGGGAACCGGGGCCTTCCTGGAAGAAGCCAAGAACGTGGTCCTGCTCGGTCCGCCTGGCACCGGGAAAACCCATCTGGCCGTCGGGATCGGCATCCGGGCCGCACGCGCCGGTCATCGCGTCCTGTTCGACACCGCGACCGGGTGGGTATCGAGACTGGCCGAAGCTCACGACCGCGGCCGCCTGCCCCAGGAACTGGCCAAGTTACGCCGATACAAGCTCCTTATCGTTGACGAAGTCGGCTACATCCCCTTCGACCAGGACTCGGCCAACCTGTTCTTCCAGCTGGTCTCATCCCGCTACGAACACGCTTCTCTAGTGCTTACCAGCAACCTCGCCTTCAGCAGGTGGGGCGAGGTCTTCAGCGACGCGACAGTGGCCTCGGCGATGATCGACCGGATCGTTCACCACGCAGAAGTCCTGAACCTCACCGGCAGCAGCTACCGACTCCGGAACAAGACAAGAACCCAGCTTCAGGCACAATAG
- the istA gene encoding IS21 family transposase, translated as MITLDVWAQIRHRYATEKISKRELAKQLGVSRGTVDRALEAERPPKYERRPAGSSFDAYAAQVRALLVQTPTMPASVLAERVGWTGSASLFRDKVRGLRPEYMPADPVDRLVHEPGQAMQCDLWFPHEPLPLGHGQEGKPPVLVMTSAFSGYIQARMLPTRTTFDLLGGMWSLLQEAGAVPKQLVWDNESGIGQGRLTEPAAAFAGVLGCEIRQLPPRDPESKGMVERMNRYFRQGFMPGRTFASPLDFNDQLADWLPRANARYSRTRHGRPVELFVRDRDAMRPLTPVAPEFAFRSSVRLPRDYYVRVFSNDYSVDPGAIGRIVNVEADLEKVTVSADGRLLATHERRWARHQIFTDPGHVDKAASLRRIHRSVKAGRSTVVEERDLSIYDELFGVAIPDDARELSGAAR; from the coding sequence ATACGCCACCGATACGCGACGGAGAAGATCTCCAAGAGGGAGCTGGCTAAACAGCTCGGGGTTTCGCGGGGGACGGTGGACCGGGCGTTGGAGGCGGAGCGGCCGCCGAAGTATGAGCGGAGGCCGGCCGGATCGAGTTTTGATGCTTACGCGGCGCAGGTGCGTGCCTTGTTGGTGCAGACGCCGACGATGCCGGCTTCGGTACTGGCCGAACGCGTCGGCTGGACGGGCTCTGCATCCTTATTCCGGGACAAGGTCCGTGGACTCCGGCCCGAGTATATGCCGGCGGATCCGGTGGACCGGCTGGTTCATGAACCGGGCCAGGCGATGCAGTGCGATTTGTGGTTTCCGCATGAGCCGCTGCCTCTGGGGCACGGGCAGGAGGGCAAGCCTCCGGTGTTGGTGATGACGAGCGCGTTCTCCGGATACATCCAGGCCAGGATGCTGCCGACCCGCACGACCTTTGATTTGCTGGGCGGGATGTGGTCGCTGCTGCAGGAGGCCGGCGCAGTGCCCAAGCAGCTGGTCTGGGACAACGAATCGGGGATCGGCCAGGGCCGGCTGACCGAGCCTGCGGCGGCGTTCGCTGGCGTGCTGGGCTGCGAGATCCGGCAGTTGCCGCCAAGGGATCCGGAATCCAAGGGCATGGTGGAGCGGATGAACCGTTACTTCCGCCAGGGCTTCATGCCCGGCCGGACGTTCGCGTCCCCGCTGGATTTCAACGACCAGCTCGCGGACTGGCTGCCGCGGGCGAACGCCCGCTACTCACGGACCCGGCACGGGCGCCCGGTCGAGCTTTTCGTCCGGGACCGGGATGCAATGCGGCCGTTGACGCCGGTGGCGCCCGAGTTCGCCTTCCGCAGCAGCGTCCGGCTTCCACGTGACTATTACGTGCGGGTCTTCTCCAACGACTATTCCGTGGATCCGGGCGCGATCGGGCGGATCGTGAACGTCGAAGCAGACCTGGAAAAGGTGACTGTGAGCGCAGATGGCCGGCTGCTGGCCACGCACGAGCGGCGGTGGGCAAGGCACCAGATCTTCACCGACCCCGGGCATGTCGACAAGGCCGCCTCCCTCCGACGAATCCACCGCAGCGTCAAGGCCGGACGGTCCACCGTCGTGGAGGAACGGGACCTGTCGATCTATGACGAACTGTTCGGTGTCGCAATCCCCGACGATGCCCGCGAACTCTCCGGGGCAGCACGGTGA